A section of the Acidobacteriota bacterium genome encodes:
- the nuoL gene encoding NADH-quinone oxidoreductase subunit L, which translates to MFLDHIYLVPLFPAFGAAMMLFFGRKMSKTAVNAVCVGAIVVTFLFACGAVWQYTQWSGIPEHPENYHQPKEVILYTWLGTGDSNFTFLKQDGTHASFHTDFGFLLDPLSSIWLLFVTGVGMLIHIYSTGYMAHEGGYYRFFGYLNLFMFSMLTLILANNYALMFVGWEGVGLCSYLLIGFYFHRKSATDAANKAFIVNRIGDAGFLLGMFTLLWYLGSFRFIDINAAIHNGHFVLGDPVLTAAALLLFVGACGKSAQIPLYVWLPDAMEGPTPVSALIHAATMVTAGVYMVARSNAVFMLAPTAMKTVAIVGALTAIFAASIGLVQNDIKRVLAYSTVSQLGYMFLALGVGAFTAGVFHVFTHAFFKALLFLGAGSVIHAMSGEQDMRNMGDLNKRIPTTFKTMAVATLAIAGIPPLAGFFSKDEILWQAWRSAHGGFPYLWLIGFATALMTAFYMARLIFLTFYGKPRMSHEVEHHVHESPKSMTGPLVVLAVCSICAGWLGWPASIGGSNHFEKFLEPVFATGAEVAGEEPVAPAGPAGEEEHRGWEWTLMGLSVAAAVVGGSVAYRYYAHADKDYPEPIAAAAPPLYRALFNKWFVDEAYDYLFTGRRKIGNIRLGAMGAGEASAWVDTNLIDGTVNGAGWGTRAAGTLSSWWDKWIIDGLLVNGPAILSRMLSYPARLFEWGLVQWYALVMTAGLVGLGFYYVWK; encoded by the coding sequence ATGTTTCTAGACCACATCTATCTCGTCCCGCTCTTCCCGGCCTTCGGGGCCGCGATGATGCTCTTTTTTGGCCGCAAGATGTCGAAGACGGCGGTGAATGCGGTGTGCGTGGGAGCGATCGTCGTTACGTTCTTGTTTGCCTGTGGAGCTGTCTGGCAATACACGCAGTGGTCGGGCATCCCGGAGCATCCGGAAAACTATCATCAGCCGAAAGAAGTTATCCTCTACACCTGGCTGGGCACGGGTGATTCCAATTTCACGTTCCTGAAACAGGATGGCACTCACGCCTCCTTCCACACCGATTTCGGTTTCCTGCTGGATCCGCTCTCGTCGATCTGGCTGCTGTTCGTAACCGGTGTGGGCATGCTGATCCATATTTACTCCACCGGATACATGGCGCACGAAGGCGGCTACTACCGTTTCTTCGGATACTTGAACCTGTTCATGTTTTCGATGCTCACGCTGATCCTCGCGAACAACTATGCGCTGATGTTCGTAGGGTGGGAGGGCGTCGGGCTGTGCTCATATCTGCTGATCGGATTCTATTTTCATCGCAAGTCAGCGACGGACGCGGCCAACAAGGCATTCATCGTCAACCGAATTGGCGACGCCGGATTCCTGCTCGGCATGTTTACGCTGCTGTGGTATTTGGGATCGTTCCGCTTCATTGACATCAATGCCGCGATTCACAACGGGCACTTCGTTCTCGGCGACCCGGTCCTGACGGCAGCCGCACTGCTGCTCTTTGTTGGAGCGTGCGGAAAGTCGGCGCAGATTCCCCTCTATGTCTGGCTGCCGGACGCGATGGAAGGCCCGACGCCGGTTTCCGCGCTGATCCACGCCGCGACCATGGTGACGGCGGGAGTGTATATGGTGGCGCGGTCAAATGCCGTCTTCATGCTGGCTCCGACCGCGATGAAGACGGTTGCCATCGTCGGTGCCCTCACGGCAATCTTCGCTGCGTCGATCGGACTCGTTCAAAACGACATCAAGCGCGTCCTCGCCTACTCAACCGTCTCACAGTTGGGATACATGTTCCTGGCGTTGGGAGTCGGCGCCTTTACGGCGGGCGTCTTCCACGTGTTCACGCACGCGTTCTTCAAAGCGCTCCTGTTCCTCGGGGCGGGCTCGGTAATCCATGCGATGTCGGGCGAGCAGGACATGCGCAATATGGGTGACCTGAACAAGCGCATTCCGACGACCTTTAAGACCATGGCGGTTGCGACGCTGGCGATTGCCGGTATTCCGCCGCTGGCGGGCTTCTTCTCGAAGGACGAAATCCTTTGGCAGGCTTGGCGTTCCGCGCACGGCGGCTTTCCGTATCTGTGGCTGATCGGATTTGCGACCGCGCTGATGACCGCGTTCTACATGGCTCGGCTGATTTTCCTGACGTTTTATGGGAAGCCTCGCATGAGCCATGAAGTGGAACACCATGTTCACGAATCGCCCAAGTCGATGACCGGACCGTTAGTAGTGCTGGCCGTCTGCTCGATCTGCGCGGGATGGCTGGGATGGCCTGCGAGCATTGGCGGCTCCAATCATTTCGAGAAATTCCTGGAGCCGGTGTTTGCGACAGGAGCAGAAGTCGCAGGCGAAGAGCCGGTTGCGCCCGCCGGGCCTGCCGGAGAAGAAGAACATCGCGGATGGGAATGGACGCTGATGGGATTGTCGGTGGCGGCTGCTGTTGTGGGCGGATCGGTGGCGTACCGCTACTACGCGCACGCTGATAAAGACTATCCCGAGCCGATCGCGGCCGCCGCACCGCCGCTCTATCGCGCGCTCTTCAACAAATGGTTTGTCGACGAAGCCTACGACTACCTCTTCACCGGACGCCGCAAGATCGGCAACATCCGCCTGGGCGCAATGGGAGCGGGCGAAGCGTCCGCGTGGGTTGACACCAACTTGATCGATGGCACCGTCAACGGCGCTGGATGGGGCACACGCGCCGCTGGAACTCTGTCCAGTTGGTGGGACAAATGGATCATCGATGGCCTGCTGGTCAATGGACCGGCGATTCTGTCGCGGATGCTGTCTTATCCAGCGCGCCTATTTGAATGGGGCCTGGTGCAGTGGTACGCACTGGTGATGACAGCGGGGCTGGTTGGGCTGGGATTTTATTACGTATGGAAGTGA
- the nuoK gene encoding NADH-quinone oxidoreductase subunit NuoK gives MTTLHYLVVAAALFVLGVIGVLTRRNVVIVLMSIELILNAVNLNLVAFSRMWGGLHGQVFAIFVVVDAAAEAAVGLGILIAFFRNKETINVDEIDLLKW, from the coding sequence ATTACCACGCTCCACTATCTCGTCGTTGCCGCTGCGCTCTTCGTGCTGGGAGTGATCGGCGTGCTCACGCGGCGCAACGTCGTGATCGTGCTGATGTCGATTGAGCTGATCCTGAACGCGGTGAACCTGAACCTGGTGGCTTTCTCCCGCATGTGGGGAGGCCTGCATGGGCAGGTGTTCGCGATCTTTGTAGTCGTTGATGCTGCGGCTGAAGCTGCTGTTGGCCTGGGCATCCTGATCGCCTTCTTCCGCAATAAGGAGACGATCAATGTGGATGAGATTGATTTGTTGAAATGGTAG
- a CDS encoding NADH-quinone oxidoreductase subunit J, whose amino-acid sequence MTPVATPFFFYLLSGLAVVSGFIVITRRNAVHSALALIVALLAVAGLYLMLYAPFVAGVQIIVYVGGIMVLFLFVIMLVSLERTMHEHQFNRMWPVGLLASAALLALFLSVLWKGKDLFVERGQQMAESANTQQIGIMLYGEAGRMGQYTFAFEIASLLLLVAILGAVIMAKKRI is encoded by the coding sequence ATGACTCCGGTCGCGACTCCATTCTTTTTCTACCTGCTGTCGGGACTGGCCGTGGTCAGTGGGTTCATCGTCATTACTCGCCGCAATGCCGTTCATTCTGCCCTGGCGCTGATCGTTGCACTGCTGGCAGTCGCCGGACTGTATCTGATGCTCTACGCGCCGTTTGTAGCTGGCGTGCAGATCATTGTCTATGTCGGCGGCATCATGGTGCTGTTCCTGTTTGTGATCATGCTGGTGAGCCTCGAACGCACCATGCACGAACACCAGTTCAATCGCATGTGGCCAGTAGGATTGCTGGCCTCGGCGGCGCTGCTGGCGCTGTTCCTGTCCGTGTTGTGGAAGGGCAAAGACCTGTTCGTGGAACGTGGCCAGCAAATGGCAGAATCCGCCAACACCCAACAGATCGGCATCATGCTCTACGGAGAAGCCGGCCGTATGGGGCAATACACGTTCGCTTTCGAGATCGCGTCCCTGCTATTGCTGGTCGCGATTCTGGGAGCGGTGATTATGGCGAAGAAAAGGATTTAG
- a CDS encoding NADH-quinone oxidoreductase subunit H, producing the protein MLDSLRSYLGSTLTPGQANNQLWALIYVLIIFAGVSVAVIAMNWIERKALAHFQVRLGPMRVGPHGLLQPIADAIKLLLKEDIIPAEADQFVFWIAPVIGLLASFTVYTVVPFGPSQAVSDMNIGILFMLGVSSLAVLGVVMAGWASNSHYPLMGALRSSAQMVSYEVAMGLTVVSAILMTSLHGTGLYGVSKLGDGTGTLSMIGIVQAQQEQHVWFLFKFFPLGFIAFGIFAVAMIAETNRAPFDLPEAESELTAGFHTEYSGLRWSLFMLAEYAAMIAVSSIAVTLWLGGWMRPFPNLLNGPTWDFIFSLFAGLTFLVLAAVALVGTARMPRQRGFQAQTIGLGGFGAVLALIGLVLLAIAIGGRSGNHALVTHTAEGLSNVYWFVLKVGVFMYLYIWYRATWPRYRFDQLMRVGWKVLLPISLGVLILTAIAGVILG; encoded by the coding sequence ATGCTCGACTCCCTCCGGTCCTATCTGGGTAGCACGCTGACTCCCGGCCAAGCCAATAACCAGCTTTGGGCGCTGATCTATGTGCTGATCATTTTTGCGGGCGTGTCGGTTGCCGTGATCGCCATGAATTGGATCGAGCGCAAAGCGCTGGCCCACTTCCAGGTGCGGCTTGGCCCGATGCGCGTCGGACCGCACGGATTGCTGCAACCGATTGCCGATGCAATCAAGCTCCTTCTGAAAGAAGACATCATTCCAGCCGAAGCCGATCAGTTCGTTTTCTGGATTGCCCCCGTGATCGGCCTGCTGGCATCGTTCACGGTGTACACGGTGGTGCCGTTCGGGCCCTCGCAAGCTGTCAGCGACATGAACATTGGCATTCTGTTCATGCTCGGCGTTTCATCGCTCGCTGTGCTGGGTGTGGTGATGGCGGGATGGGCTTCAAACTCACACTATCCATTGATGGGAGCGCTGCGCTCCAGCGCACAAATGGTTTCCTATGAAGTGGCCATGGGACTGACAGTTGTCTCGGCAATCCTGATGACCAGCCTGCACGGTACTGGACTCTACGGCGTTTCCAAGTTAGGTGACGGCACAGGCACGCTCAGCATGATCGGCATCGTGCAAGCGCAGCAGGAACAGCATGTCTGGTTTCTGTTCAAATTTTTCCCGCTTGGTTTCATCGCTTTCGGAATTTTCGCGGTTGCGATGATTGCGGAAACCAACCGCGCGCCTTTTGATTTGCCCGAAGCCGAGTCCGAACTAACCGCTGGATTTCACACGGAATACAGTGGCTTACGATGGTCGCTCTTCATGCTCGCCGAGTATGCGGCGATGATCGCCGTTTCGTCGATCGCGGTTACGCTCTGGCTCGGCGGATGGATGCGCCCATTTCCCAACCTGTTGAATGGGCCAACCTGGGACTTTATTTTCTCGCTCTTTGCCGGGCTGACTTTCCTGGTGCTCGCTGCAGTTGCCCTCGTCGGGACGGCGCGCATGCCCCGGCAGCGCGGCTTCCAGGCACAGACGATTGGCCTTGGTGGATTCGGCGCGGTGCTCGCGCTCATCGGGCTGGTGCTGCTCGCGATCGCCATCGGCGGGCGCTCCGGCAATCATGCGCTGGTTACACACACGGCCGAAGGCTTGAGCAACGTGTACTGGTTTGTGTTGAAAGTGGGCGTGTTCATGTACCTGTACATCTGGTATCGCGCGACCTGGCCTCGCTACCGCTTCGATCAGCTCATGCGCGTGGGATGGAAAGTCCTGCTGCCGATTTCGCTGGGAGTGTTGATTCTTACCGCCATCGCGGGGGTAATCCTCGGATGA
- a CDS encoding NADH-quinone oxidoreductase subunit D — protein sequence MIPENKNGPSNVVSNLDLETPDRPYLDSNELIINMGPQHPATHGVLRVILKLDGEKVLGTECVIGYLHRGVEKIAENRTYSMFNPYVDRMDYVAAVSNGLGYCEAVEKLLSVEAPPRAQYLRVILTELNRIASHQLWLGTHALDIGAMTPLFYTFRDREEILKIFEQYCGARLTTHAFRIGGCQYETYEGFEKDVKDFLTFFAPKINEYEELLTTNRIWLERTKKVGVISAADAIALGVTGPVLRASGVKWDLRKAQPYANYSVFDFEIPVGENGDTYDRYTVRMAEMRQSLRIIEQAVNGIPAGPIMAKVPKVIKPPVGEIYHSIEAPKGELGYFIVSDGTTMPYRMRVRPPSFVNLQALDLMVRGMYVADVVAVIGTLDIVLGEVDR from the coding sequence ATGATCCCAGAGAACAAAAACGGTCCCAGCAACGTTGTTTCCAACCTCGATCTTGAAACTCCTGATCGTCCGTATCTCGATTCCAACGAACTCATCATCAACATGGGGCCGCAGCATCCGGCGACCCATGGAGTGCTGCGGGTCATCCTTAAACTCGATGGTGAAAAAGTTCTGGGCACTGAATGCGTAATCGGGTACCTGCATCGCGGCGTCGAAAAAATTGCTGAGAATCGCACGTATTCAATGTTCAATCCCTACGTCGACCGCATGGACTACGTGGCCGCGGTCTCGAACGGCCTGGGATATTGCGAAGCGGTCGAGAAACTTCTGAGCGTGGAAGCCCCGCCCCGCGCGCAATACCTGCGCGTGATCCTGACGGAGCTGAATCGCATCGCCAGTCACCAGCTCTGGCTCGGCACGCACGCGCTCGACATCGGTGCGATGACGCCGCTCTTCTATACCTTCCGCGATCGGGAAGAGATCCTCAAGATATTCGAGCAATACTGCGGCGCTCGTCTGACGACGCATGCGTTTCGTATCGGCGGTTGCCAGTACGAAACCTATGAAGGTTTCGAAAAAGATGTCAAAGACTTCCTGACATTCTTCGCGCCCAAGATTAACGAGTACGAGGAACTGCTGACCACGAATCGAATCTGGCTGGAGCGCACGAAGAAAGTCGGCGTGATCTCCGCTGCGGATGCGATTGCACTCGGCGTAACCGGGCCTGTACTCCGGGCCAGTGGCGTGAAGTGGGATCTCCGCAAGGCGCAACCGTACGCTAACTATTCGGTGTTTGATTTCGAAATTCCGGTGGGCGAAAACGGCGATACCTACGACCGGTACACGGTGCGCATGGCGGAGATGCGGCAGTCGTTGCGGATCATCGAGCAGGCCGTGAATGGGATTCCGGCCGGGCCGATTATGGCCAAGGTTCCGAAAGTGATCAAGCCTCCGGTCGGCGAAATCTATCACTCGATCGAAGCACCCAAGGGTGAGCTGGGATATTTCATCGTCAGCGATGGAACGACGATGCCTTACCGGATGCGCGTGCGTCCGCCATCGTTCGTGAATTTGCAGGCGCTCGACCTGATGGTGCGCGGCATGTATGTGGCCGACGTGGTTGCCGTCATCGGCACACTCGATATCGTGCTGGGTGAGGTGGACCGCTGA
- a CDS encoding NADH-quinone oxidoreductase subunit C: protein MADEPKSPVSPPVAEPTAAAATPPAAAPPAPPKPAVPPKPAGPVPMPWASPLVEKYKGRFGSSLDAFSFVGQNYFTVDRSAIPEILRSLREEEQFDYCVDITAIHYPKREKQFDLLWILYSFSRNERIRVKTQIADGEAIPSVVSIWPTANWLEREVYDMFGIKFDGHPDMKRILMPDDWKGHPLRKDYGIRQQDQEWVQINLGIEKAQ, encoded by the coding sequence ATGGCTGACGAACCAAAATCGCCTGTCTCACCACCAGTTGCAGAGCCTACTGCTGCTGCCGCGACTCCTCCTGCCGCCGCTCCTCCTGCTCCTCCGAAGCCTGCTGTTCCCCCAAAGCCCGCGGGGCCGGTTCCGATGCCTTGGGCATCGCCTTTGGTCGAGAAATACAAAGGACGATTCGGATCGAGTCTTGATGCGTTCAGTTTTGTTGGGCAGAACTACTTCACGGTTGATCGTTCGGCGATTCCTGAAATTCTGCGGTCCCTGCGCGAGGAAGAGCAGTTCGATTATTGCGTGGACATCACCGCGATCCATTATCCCAAGCGCGAGAAACAATTTGATCTGCTCTGGATTCTTTACTCGTTTTCGCGCAACGAGCGCATTCGGGTCAAGACACAGATTGCCGATGGCGAGGCCATACCTTCGGTCGTCTCGATCTGGCCGACGGCGAATTGGCTGGAGCGCGAAGTCTATGACATGTTCGGGATCAAGTTCGACGGCCATCCCGACATGAAACGCATCCTGATGCCAGACGATTGGAAAGGGCACCCGCTGCGTAAGGATTACGGCATTCGCCAGCAGGACCAGGAGTGGGTCCAGATCAATCTGGGGATTGAGAAAGCCCAATGA
- the ndhC gene encoding NADH-quinone oxidoreductase subunit A, with protein sequence MPQNYVPIFLFIAVVGVLIPLTLVLGKIVRTQKPHQTKLMPYECGVDPVDNARGRYTVRYYIIAILFVVFDVETVFLFPWAVKFKALGAFGLIEMLVFLGILIVGYVWIWKKGALEWI encoded by the coding sequence ATGCCGCAAAACTACGTTCCCATTTTCCTGTTCATCGCGGTCGTAGGCGTGCTCATCCCGCTGACGCTGGTGCTGGGGAAGATCGTTCGGACGCAGAAACCTCACCAGACGAAATTGATGCCGTACGAGTGCGGTGTCGATCCCGTGGACAATGCGCGCGGCCGTTACACGGTGCGCTATTACATCATCGCCATCCTGTTTGTGGTGTTCGATGTGGAGACTGTGTTCCTGTTTCCGTGGGCAGTGAAGTTCAAAGCTCTGGGAGCTTTCGGATTGATCGAGATGCTGGTTTTCCTGGGCATCCTGATCGTGGGTTACGTCTGGATCTGGAAAAAGGGCGCGTTGGAGTGGATTTAA
- a CDS encoding lipocalin-like domain-containing protein, producing MKNLLLVLACCCLLMRASGSEPTSTVAKNFVGLWKLVRIEVRHPDGHITPDPDLGPHVVGYIAYDSTGHMAVQLMDPDRPKWKSKDQPTAEESRAAVTGFEAYSGTYEVHDREGYVIHHAELSLDPNSVGEAKKRKFQLRGGQLSLTPPPFQSSTGEMLDETLIWERVR from the coding sequence ATGAAGAACCTGCTACTTGTGCTGGCGTGCTGTTGTCTGCTGATGAGAGCGTCGGGAAGCGAACCCACTTCCACCGTTGCTAAGAATTTTGTCGGATTGTGGAAGCTGGTGCGCATCGAAGTTCGTCATCCTGATGGTCACATCACCCCCGATCCCGATCTAGGCCCACACGTCGTGGGATATATCGCCTACGACTCCACGGGGCACATGGCCGTGCAACTGATGGATCCTGACCGGCCAAAATGGAAATCCAAAGACCAGCCGACCGCAGAAGAATCGCGTGCAGCGGTTACCGGCTTTGAGGCCTATTCCGGCACGTACGAGGTACACGACCGCGAAGGATATGTGATTCATCACGCCGAGTTGTCGCTCGATCCGAATAGCGTCGGCGAGGCGAAGAAAAGGAAGTTCCAGTTACGTGGAGGCCAGCTCAGCCTGACTCCTCCGCCATTCCAGTCGTCGACCGGCGAAATGCTCGACGAAACCCTGATCTGGGAACGAGTTCGCTGA
- the lysS gene encoding lysine--tRNA ligase, giving the protein MSLDENIYEIRREKLKKIEALGQPAYPTKYNFSHTVPQILAAYSGETAETLEATRVNVRVAGRIMAIRLMGKAGFGHLQQDGQRLQFYVKKDAIGDAGFELWKLLDLGDHIGVRGYLFRTRTGELSIHAEELTFLSKDLLPLPEKWHGLTDVELRYRSRYVDLVMNPEVREVFLKRSKLVQSLRRHLDSQGFIEVETPMMHPIAGGAVARPFKTHHNTLDMDLFLRIAPELYLKRLTVGGFDRVYEINRNFRNEGLGWRWNPEFTMLEAYQAYTDYLGIMNTTQAAIEQGVRDVTGGTKTKWGDQEIDWTNENWRRMTMREAIVKFWPENAGAKPVVSDFATHDAVNGLVTRLRGAGIKLAYDSNEPAGKTIAGIFEAIAEEHLVQPTIIYEFPTAISPLSKQKPDEPDWTERWEIFAGKMEIANGFSELNDPEDQRQRFEGQLKERERGDDEAHQMDEDYIRALSYGMPPAGGVGVGIDRLIMLITDSHTIRDVILFPLLRPERQETTEDTGETQAPPK; this is encoded by the coding sequence TTGTCACTCGACGAAAATATCTACGAAATCCGGCGCGAGAAGCTGAAGAAGATTGAGGCTCTCGGGCAGCCGGCGTATCCGACGAAGTACAACTTCAGCCATACGGTTCCGCAGATTCTCGCGGCCTATAGCGGCGAGACGGCCGAGACGCTCGAAGCAACGCGCGTCAACGTGCGCGTGGCTGGCCGCATCATGGCGATCCGCCTGATGGGCAAGGCCGGTTTCGGACACCTCCAGCAGGACGGCCAACGCCTCCAGTTCTACGTGAAGAAAGACGCCATCGGCGATGCGGGCTTCGAACTCTGGAAGTTGCTCGACCTCGGCGACCACATCGGCGTTCGCGGATATCTATTCCGCACCCGCACGGGAGAACTCAGCATCCATGCGGAAGAACTGACGTTCCTTTCGAAGGACCTGTTGCCGTTGCCGGAGAAGTGGCACGGCCTCACCGACGTCGAACTGCGTTACCGCTCGCGCTATGTCGACCTGGTGATGAATCCGGAGGTTCGCGAAGTATTCCTGAAGCGCAGCAAATTAGTGCAGTCATTGCGAAGGCATCTCGATTCACAGGGATTCATCGAAGTCGAGACACCGATGATGCATCCAATCGCCGGCGGCGCCGTGGCGCGTCCGTTCAAGACGCATCACAACACGCTCGACATGGACCTGTTCCTGCGTATCGCGCCCGAACTGTATCTGAAGCGCCTGACCGTCGGCGGCTTTGATCGCGTCTACGAAATCAATCGCAACTTCCGCAACGAGGGACTGGGCTGGCGCTGGAATCCTGAGTTCACCATGCTTGAGGCCTACCAGGCGTACACCGATTATCTCGGCATAATGAACACGACCCAGGCCGCAATCGAGCAAGGCGTGCGCGACGTTACGGGCGGAACGAAAACCAAGTGGGGCGACCAGGAGATCGACTGGACCAACGAAAACTGGCGGCGCATGACCATGCGGGAGGCGATTGTTAAGTTCTGGCCCGAAAACGCTGGCGCAAAACCGGTGGTGAGCGATTTCGCGACCCACGACGCGGTAAACGGCCTGGTGACGCGCTTACGAGGAGCCGGGATCAAGCTGGCGTACGACTCGAACGAACCAGCAGGCAAGACGATTGCAGGAATATTTGAGGCGATTGCAGAAGAGCATCTGGTGCAGCCGACGATCATTTACGAATTTCCGACTGCCATTTCTCCTCTTTCGAAGCAGAAGCCCGACGAACCAGACTGGACGGAGCGCTGGGAAATCTTTGCCGGCAAAATGGAAATCGCCAATGGCTTCAGCGAACTCAACGATCCCGAGGACCAGCGGCAACGATTTGAAGGCCAACTAAAAGAACGCGAACGCGGTGACGACGAAGCTCACCAGATGGACGAGGATTACATCCGAGCCCTTTCGTACGGGATGCCGCCGGCAGGAGGAGTAGGCGTCGGCATCGATCGTCTGATCATGCTGATCACCGATTCCCACACCATCCGGGACGTGATTCTCTTTCCTCTCCTGCGGCCCGAAAGACAAGAAACCACCGAAGACACAGGGGAAACACAGGCGCCGCCAAAATAG
- a CDS encoding sulfite oxidase, whose translation MTSRRDFLKAASAAALAAGAASPVLAWATDASTIPVPGKDGMIVRSYRFLDLEMPVELMTEWITPVKHFYVRNHMFAPAKIDASTWKLTIGGEVEKPQTFTLADLQKVPVHSVTNAMECAGNGRSLQNPKVPGIQWSKGAVGNAKFSGPSLKTLLEKAGVKDTGKHVMFRGLDEVLGKVPPFIRSIPIEKAIDADTLIATHMNDAPLTGHHGFPARALTPGWAGAASCKWLTEITVLDKPAEGNFMSPGYRLPNNPVKPGEAVKPEDTHSVTGLTVKSLIAGPSDGAKLKPGKQEIKGVAWAGEADITKVEISTDGGASWVPAELGKDHAKYAWRLWSYAWKPSNSGDYVILSRATDSQGRVQPDAAVWNPSGYLHNAYDQVKVYVQA comes from the coding sequence ATGACTTCCCGTCGTGATTTTCTTAAAGCTGCATCCGCCGCGGCGCTTGCCGCGGGAGCAGCCAGTCCGGTGCTTGCGTGGGCGACGGACGCCTCGACCATCCCCGTGCCGGGCAAAGACGGCATGATTGTCCGTTCCTATCGCTTTCTCGATCTGGAGATGCCGGTGGAACTCATGACCGAGTGGATTACCCCGGTCAAACACTTCTATGTTCGCAACCACATGTTCGCCCCGGCAAAAATCGATGCCAGCACATGGAAGCTGACGATCGGCGGCGAAGTGGAAAAGCCGCAGACGTTCACATTGGCGGACCTGCAGAAGGTTCCCGTCCACTCTGTGACCAATGCCATGGAATGCGCGGGCAATGGCCGGTCATTGCAGAATCCCAAGGTTCCGGGAATTCAATGGAGTAAGGGAGCGGTTGGCAATGCCAAGTTTTCCGGACCGAGCCTGAAGACACTGCTGGAAAAAGCCGGCGTTAAAGATACCGGCAAGCATGTCATGTTTCGCGGACTCGACGAAGTTCTGGGCAAGGTGCCTCCATTCATTCGCAGCATTCCCATCGAAAAAGCGATTGATGCTGACACTCTCATCGCCACTCACATGAACGATGCGCCTCTTACTGGTCATCATGGATTTCCCGCTCGGGCCCTGACTCCGGGATGGGCCGGTGCGGCGTCCTGCAAGTGGCTCACGGAAATCACCGTACTCGATAAGCCCGCGGAAGGGAATTTCATGAGTCCCGGATACCGGCTTCCCAATAATCCGGTGAAGCCTGGCGAAGCGGTGAAGCCCGAGGACACGCATTCCGTTACTGGCCTCACCGTGAAGTCCCTGATCGCCGGTCCAAGCGACGGAGCGAAACTCAAACCCGGCAAACAGGAGATCAAGGGTGTGGCCTGGGCCGGTGAAGCCGACATTACCAAGGTTGAAATATCGACCGATGGTGGAGCGTCATGGGTTCCCGCGGAACTCGGCAAGGATCATGCCAAGTACGCTTGGCGGCTGTGGAGTTACGCGTGGAAGCCCTCCAATAGCGGCGACTACGTGATCCTCTCCCGCGCTACCGACAGTCAAGGAAGAGTGCAGCCGGATGCCGCCGTCTGGAATCCGAGCGGCTATCTTCATAACGCCTACGATCAGGTGAAGGTCTATGTCCAGGCTTAG